The genomic window AGGAGGTACGGTTAATCTCAGGAATGTTAGCTTTAATGGTGGTCGCTGGCAAGTGCTTGCCAACACTTCCCAAATTCAACTCAACCGTTTCTCACCCCAATTGGGAGGACGGCTCAATAGTAATATCCAATTCGCAGGCACAGCAAAATCTTTCCAGCTTGCAGATATTCGAGCCGCCGGACAAATCCGCGTTTCCCAAGGGTTAGCGCTGCTAGCACAACCGCTGACAGCCCAAGTGCAGTGGAATGGACAGCAGATTATTGTTGAGAACGCAACCACCGCAGGATTGAGTGCTAATGGGGCGATCGCACTTCAAACTCCACCAACTGGCGCACCCCAAATTACGGGATTTAATCTGAATGTACTGGCGCAGAATTTCAACCTCAAAAATACTGGCTTTAAAGTTCCTGGTGACGTAGCGGTAGCGGGGTTGCTTGATTTTAAGGGAAAAGTCATAGGTACTCCAGATGTTCCGCAAGCTAATGGCAATATCCGACTGCGGAATTTCCAGGTTAGTAATTTGGCGTTTGACCCACTTTTAACTGGAAATGTGAATTTTCAAGGGGGACAGGGGGCAAGTCTGCGATTAGCTGGGAAGCAAGATAGGATTGCGCTTAACCTGGGTGCAGATTATCGCCCAACTTCATTTTTAGTCCAGCGCGATGAGGCAGTTACCACAGGTAGAACCGAGGGAGATAACTTGCTTATCAACGCCCAACAGTTTCCCATCGCTCTGATTGGGGGCTTTTTACCTAACAATCAACTGAAACCTCTGGCGGGGCAATTATCGGGAAATTTAGTTGTTAATTTGAATAATTATGCAGTTGCGGGGGATGTGGCGATCGCAAGACCTCGCGTTGCCAGAGTTGCAGCAGATGAATTTCGCGGCACCATCAATTATGCTGATGGTACTGCTAGTTTAGCCAATGGTCAATTGCAGATTGGAGACAGCAATATCGCCCTGAGTGGAAATGTGCAAACAGGGAATGACCCGCAATTTCAAGTTCAAGCTAATTTAAACCAAGCCAGAATTGAGAAACTCTTACAAGCGTTTAATATCTTTGACTTTAAAGACTTTGGTGGCGGGTTACAGCCTCCGAAGTTGGCTGGAGCAGAGGTACTTAATACTGAGCCTGTCAGTTTACCCAATGCAGATTTGAAAACACAATTAGCATATTTCTCTAATATTGCAACATCGGTAGCAAAACAACAGCAGGTAGAAACAAAAAAAGCCGCATCTTTGCCCACCCTTGCAGAATTAACGGGTGCTTTGAGTGGAGGAATTACAGCCAATGGCTCATTGAAGTCTGGGTTAAATGTCGGCTTTAATTTTCAAGGTGCTAATTGGCAATGGGGTGAATACTCGATTAATCAAGTCGTTGCTCAAGGTACTTTTGCTGATGGGATCGTCACACTTTCGCCGTTGAGTGTTGGAATCAATCAAGGACTGGTGGCTTTTTCGGGACAGTTAGGAACTGAGCAACTATCTGGAAAGTTGAATGTAGCAAGTCTACCTCTATCACTTTTAGAGCCTTTTATTGAAAAATACCCCATAAATATTACTGGTAATGTAAATGCTGATGCCACCTTGGGAGGTAGTTTAAAAGACCCCAGAGTTCAAGGACAAGTGGCGCTGGCGAATGCAACTCTCAACAAGCAACCTGTGCAAACAGGACAAGTAAACTTTGACTACAACAAAGCTCGCTTGAATTTTGACAGTACCTTGCTAGTCACAGGAACGCAGCCACTTGCAATTACAGGTAGTGTACCTGCTCCGTTACCTTCTGCCGCAGTGCAGCCAGATAGCAATCAAATTAGCATCAACGCTAATCTGCAAAATGAAGGATTGGCACTGTTAAACGTGTTTACTAATAATCAAGTCGCTTGGGTAGAGGGTCAAGGAAAAGTAGATTTAAACGTTCAAGGGACTTTAAATGAACCAATTATTAATGGAAATGCCACACTTAATAATGCAACTTTTCGCGCTCAAGCCTTATCTGATCCCTTAACGAATGTCACAGGGACAGCACAATTTAATGGTAATACCGTGAATGTCCAAGGTATCCAAGGCACGTACAATAAAGGGCAAGTGACAGCATCAGGCATCCTGCCAATTTTTGATCCGCAGCAAGCCGCAGCGAATCCTCTAACAGTATCAATAGCAGACAAACTCAATTTTAAGCTTGCAGGACTGTATGAAGGCGGTGTTGGCGGCGATGTCGTAATTCGCGGAACAGCCCTAAAACCTGTAATTGGTGGAGAGATTAAACTGAGTAATGGTCAGGTAATTATTGGAAACTCGGCTGCTGCGAAGAAAAAATCAGCAGCGACAGCAGAGGCTAACGCTAACGTCATAAATAGAGAAGAGGTTAACGCTAACGTCACACCTACACCAGACAATAGCTCTAATCCAGTAACTACTACACCAGAGAATAGCTCTAACCCAGTGATTACAGCAAAGAGTAGCACTAGCGCAGTCACTCCACCCAATTTACCTATAGAGTTTGCAGATTTAAAGTTGACTTTAGACAAAGGTGTTCGTGTTACCACTCAATCTTTACTGAGCTTTGTACCAGGAGGAGCGGCATTGAGTCAGCCCCTATTGAGCTTTGACGCCAAAGGCGACTTGACCATCAATGGTACATTAGCCAAGCCGCTTCCTGAAGGAGTCATTCGTTTGACAGGAGGACGACTGAGCGTATTTTCCACTCAGTTCACCTTGGCGCGGGGCTATGAACAAACTGCAAGCTTTACTCCTAGTCAAGGACTTGACCCTACTCTCGATGTCCGACTTACCGCAATTGTACCGGAAGCATCAACAAGGAACACTCAAACTTTGGAATCACCATTGTCTTCTGAAGTCAGCGATGTTTCTGCAAACAATTTTGGGACTTTAAATACCGTTACTGTTCAAGCCAGCGTAAACGGGCCAGCTAGTGAATTGAGCGAGAATCTAGAACTGACGAGTGAACCTAGCCGTAGTAAGGGAGAAATAGTTGCTCTGCTGGGTGGCTCGATTCTGGGTTCTTTCGGTCAAACAAATGCAGGACAAGGGCTGACTGGTTTCGCTAGTTCGACCATTTTAGGTGGTTTACAAGGAACTATCACTGCGATCGGACAGGCTATTGGTTTCAGTGAGTTTCGGGTATTTCCTACCCCTACTACTAATAATAATAAAGCAGCGAACGGTTCAGTTCTTAATTTATCAGCAGAAGGTGTGTTTGACATCAATAAAAACGCATCTGTTTCTTTATCACACGCTCTTTCTAATAATGATGAGTCTTTCCGTTACAATGTGCTCTATCGACTCAATGATGAAATTTTGATGCGAGGCTCAACTAATTTGGGGGATGAAAATCAATTCCAAGTTGAGTATGAAAGCCGATTTTAGATTACAGTTTTGTATCTCCAGGTGAATTTGTCTTTGTCTTCTAGGTGTCTCTGTAAACCTGAAATTCTAAACCAGACATTATTGCTAGCCATAGTAATTATTAGCAGGACATGAATCGAGGCGATCGCTATTCCTGATATATATTAGTGCTATGAATAATCGTAAGTAAATATTACCTGTAACTGAAGCAGCAATAAAACCAGCCACAGCCCCAACCAGCATCATTCCATCTACGCCCAGGTTTAACACGCCCGATTTTCCAGTCACTAATTCACCTAGTGCCGCCAAAATTAGAGGTGTCGTTAACCGTAGAGTATCACTGATGATTAAGCAGATTGTTTGGATGTTCACCCTTTGTAAGCGTAGGTAAAACTACCTCCGCCAGATGTTGTTCTTGGGCTTGTATTTCCAGTAGTTGGGGAATCGTCACAAATCGATAGCCTTGGGCTTTAAGACCTGCGATCATTTCTGGTAAAGCCTTGACGGATCGAGAACGGTTGCCGCCCCCATCATGCATCAGTACAATTGCACCGGG from Nostoc sp. UHCC 0926 includes these protein-coding regions:
- a CDS encoding ABC transporter permease subunit, whose product is MNIQTICLIISDTLRLTTPLILAALGELVTGKSGVLNLGVDGMMLVGAVAGFIAASVTGNIYLRLFIALIYIRNSDRLDSCPANNYYG
- a CDS encoding translocation/assembly module TamB domain-containing protein, with the protein product MTHSPNSENNHKPSNRRLWLLILGRTSLAVGGVLLVGIGVGAWWARSYVYKDLAPLVQQNLQQLLGRPVKVGNVERFSLTSLRFSSLSIPATPNDQDQVVAKALEVEFSPLQLLLTRKLVLNVTLVQPNVYIQQDQDGRWVTAQVKAAEGQGFIQTELQTLQIEDGDVELMPFAAPTKPKGSVILDQVGGVARFSDRNQRIGYDINAQLTRGGAVKIVGETQVKAQQTNLKLQAQNLQVSEVSRLIQLPIALQAGRLDADLGVQIPPKLSEIAITGTATANQITAKIQNIPQQVSNFNGRFLFQGQTVALENLSTNFGKVPILANGTINSQTGFNVSAQIKPVSAKNILDTLKVNSSVPATGEIQANIQVLGALEQPVLSGTVSNTKPIQVDRIQFKAVNTDFRLNVSKTASQLAVSNLKIVPAAGGEITGGGQAQLGVKNEARFNAQVDGVSGDILARGYGVTLPIAVGNVSAKAQISGSLGKQPLKLDITGVKVTPPTGGQITASGQIQLAPRGQVNIGIQAQGLPGNAIAQGYGISTPINVGGISANAKISGSLGTPLNVNVVRVQANPEVGGQVTANGQLQLAPKGRVALNVQAKNLPGDAIAKAYNSSSSITIGNVSANSRISGSLGNLQAVTQVQAPTATYPITGEAVVSQQGQNILLPNAVLNVAGGTIRARGQVVQQRWQAFVNAQQLQLSRFGQIPPQFQGVLSNVALNLSGSTASFQPSTIQATGQARLNVAGGTVNLRNVSFNGGRWQVLANTSQIQLNRFSPQLGGRLNSNIQFAGTAKSFQLADIRAAGQIRVSQGLALLAQPLTAQVQWNGQQIIVENATTAGLSANGAIALQTPPTGAPQITGFNLNVLAQNFNLKNTGFKVPGDVAVAGLLDFKGKVIGTPDVPQANGNIRLRNFQVSNLAFDPLLTGNVNFQGGQGASLRLAGKQDRIALNLGADYRPTSFLVQRDEAVTTGRTEGDNLLINAQQFPIALIGGFLPNNQLKPLAGQLSGNLVVNLNNYAVAGDVAIARPRVARVAADEFRGTINYADGTASLANGQLQIGDSNIALSGNVQTGNDPQFQVQANLNQARIEKLLQAFNIFDFKDFGGGLQPPKLAGAEVLNTEPVSLPNADLKTQLAYFSNIATSVAKQQQVETKKAASLPTLAELTGALSGGITANGSLKSGLNVGFNFQGANWQWGEYSINQVVAQGTFADGIVTLSPLSVGINQGLVAFSGQLGTEQLSGKLNVASLPLSLLEPFIEKYPINITGNVNADATLGGSLKDPRVQGQVALANATLNKQPVQTGQVNFDYNKARLNFDSTLLVTGTQPLAITGSVPAPLPSAAVQPDSNQISINANLQNEGLALLNVFTNNQVAWVEGQGKVDLNVQGTLNEPIINGNATLNNATFRAQALSDPLTNVTGTAQFNGNTVNVQGIQGTYNKGQVTASGILPIFDPQQAAANPLTVSIADKLNFKLAGLYEGGVGGDVVIRGTALKPVIGGEIKLSNGQVIIGNSAAAKKKSAATAEANANVINREEVNANVTPTPDNSSNPVTTTPENSSNPVITAKSSTSAVTPPNLPIEFADLKLTLDKGVRVTTQSLLSFVPGGAALSQPLLSFDAKGDLTINGTLAKPLPEGVIRLTGGRLSVFSTQFTLARGYEQTASFTPSQGLDPTLDVRLTAIVPEASTRNTQTLESPLSSEVSDVSANNFGTLNTVTVQASVNGPASELSENLELTSEPSRSKGEIVALLGGSILGSFGQTNAGQGLTGFASSTILGGLQGTITAIGQAIGFSEFRVFPTPTTNNNKAANGSVLNLSAEGVFDINKNASVSLSHALSNNDESFRYNVLYRLNDEILMRGSTNLGDENQFQVEYESRF